A genomic region of Alnus glutinosa chromosome 11, dhAlnGlut1.1, whole genome shotgun sequence contains the following coding sequences:
- the LOC133880906 gene encoding RNA demethylase ALKBH9B-like, giving the protein MTGELTENSSDSGAGEGCMGLLKTLAREEILEVLSEGLCRQCQPLLEARIHRILNRKMSEKPKWNDSIEGSESFYRRPHKRMRNLQSFPRTPEPSYSSRRKRSTSKYSGESFEHSDFKISLNDGLSRVSSGVDSELSEEGKELIRIKQMCFNDFVHIERINQKPINVLKGLELHTQVFNTEEQENIVDYVYKLQIMGQRGELRERTYSEPRKWMRGKGRVTIQFGCCYNYAKDKNGNPPGIIRDEEVDPIPPLFKKVIKRMVKWQVLPPTCIPNSCIVNIYEEGDCIPPHIDHHDFVRPFCTLSLLSECKIVFGSTLKVVGPGEFSGPFSLPLPVGSVLVLKGNGADISKHCVPGVPAKRISITFRKMDESKLPYKFLADPELVGIKPLPLHYPDQKHPDSFPIEKDDFPPRQSLNASNRFRASERRSNRRIF; this is encoded by the exons ATGACTGGGGAGTTGACCGAGAACTCTTCGGACTCTGGCGCCGGAGAGGGCTGCATGGGTCTGCTAAAGACTCTGGCGCGCGAGGAGATTTTGGAGGTTTTGTCTGAAGGGCTTTGCCGGCAGTGTCAACCTCTTCTGGAGGCTCGTATTCACCGCATTCTCAACA gAAAAATGAGTGAAAAACCCAAATGGAATGATAGCATTGAAGGTTCAGAATCTTTCTACAGGAGGCCTCATAAGCGAATGCGTAATCTCCAGAGCTTTCCCAGAACACCTGAACCCAGCTACTCGTCAAGGCGGAAAAGATCCACATCTAAATATTCTGGTGAATCATTTGAGCATTCGGATTTCAAAATATCACTGAATGATGGACTCAGCAGAGTTTCCTCTGGGGTTGATAGTGAGTTATCTGAAGAGGGAAAGGAGCTTATTCGGATTAAACAAATGTGCTTCAACGACTTTGTCCACATTGAGAGGATAAATCAGAAACCAATAAATGTGCTTAAAGGCCTAGAGCTTCACACTCAGGTTTTTAATACCGAGGAGCAGGAGAATATTGTGGATTATGTCTACAAGTTGCAAATAATGGGGCAAAGAGGGGAGCTGAGAG AACGTACATATTCAGAACCTAGAAAGTGGATGCGTGGTAAAGGACGTGTCACAATACAATTTGGCTGCTGTTACAATTATGCAAAG GATAAAAATGGGAACCCTCCAGGCATAATAAGAGATGAAGAAGTGGATCCCATACCACCTCTGTTTAAGAAAGTTATCAAGAGGATGGTTAAATGGCAGGTTCTGCCTCCAACATGCATCCCTAACAGTTGCATTGTCAATATATATGAAGAAGGCGATTGTATTCCCCCTCACATTGACCATCACGACTTTGTCCGACCATTTTGCACTCTTTCATTGTTGAGTGAATGCAAGATAGTGTTTGGTTCGACTCTGAAGGTTGTCGGTCCCGGGGAGTTTTCCGGGCCTTTCTCTCTACCACTGCCTGTCGG ATCGGTGTTGGTTCTAAAAGGTAATGGAGCTGATATTTCTAAACACTGTGTTCCAGGAGTCCCAGCAAAAAG gatttcCATAACTTTCAGGAAAATGGATGAGAGCAAACTGCCATACAAGTTTTTGGCCGACCCTGAATTGGTTGGAATCAAGCCTCTGCCTCTGCACTACCCGGATCAGAAGCACCCTGACTCTTTTCCCATTGAGAAAGATGATTTTCCTCCACGACAAAGCTTAAATGCATCGAACAGATTCAGGGCCAGCGAACGCAGATCAAATCGACGAATTTTTTGA
- the LOC133881103 gene encoding protein FAR1-RELATED SEQUENCE 7-like, translated as MIADYVYFGNMMTFDTTFGTNKELRLLAVFTGFNHHRGVVIFGAALLYDETVESFKWLFGSFLDAHAGKKPRSIFTDQDAVMAKALEQKRHKELEVEFNAREKLSTLGLKNFPLLKQVAQTYTPMIFKKFHDEYNYALAAIIKHRNDSQLVHEYIAGIFDESREYKVVCELANQIISCSCRKFETFGILCCHAFKKFGWLDIKIIPSTYILKRWTREAKSEYILNTMTKNVEDDVNLNVAQRYRRLCPMLVELAIEAADNEDAYVFVKKLVKEMRKQVQDIKKGFSATLDNGAQLSLSDGNENANHTPSIEKLLEMVKGIKKKEGRKSKKRFKGWVEKQPKKNEKITAKSNI; from the exons ATGATTGCTGACTATGTCTATTTTGGTAACATGATGACCTTTGATACTACATTCGGCACTAATAAAGAATTGAGACTCCTAGCTGTCTTTACTGGTTTTAATCACCATAGAGGGGTTGTGATTTTTGGGGCTGCACTTCTATATGATGAAACAGTGGAGTCATTTAAATGGCTTTTTGGAAGTTTCTTAGATGCACATGCGGGTAAAAAGCCTCGATCGATCTTTACAGATCAAGATGCTGTAATGGCAAAGGCATTAG AGCAAAAGCGACATAAGGAATTAGAGGTTGAATTTAATGCTCGAGAAAAATTGTCTACATTAGGATTGAAGAATTTCCCTTTGTTGAAGCAGGTAGCACAAACATATACTCCtatgatatttaaaaaattccaTGATGAATATAACTATGCATTAGCAGCAATCATAAAACATCGTAATGATAGTCAGTTAGTTCATGAATATATTGCTGGGATTTTTGATGAAAGTAGAGAATATAAAGTAGTTTGCGAGCTTGCGAATCAGATAATTTCATGTAGTTGTAGGAAGTTCGAAACATTTGGAATTTTGTGTTGCCATGCTTTCAAAAAATTTGGCTGGCTTGATATAAAGATAATTCCTAGTACATACATTTTGAAGAGGTGGACAAGAGAAGCGAAGAGTGAATACATCTTAAATACTATGACGAAGAATGTGGAAGATGATGTGAATTTAAATGTTGCACAACGATATAGAAGATTATGTCCAATGCTAGTGGAATTAGCCATCGAAGCAGCTGACAATGAAGATGCATATGTTTTTGTAAAGAAGTTGGTAAAAGAAATGCGAAAGCAAGTTCAAGATATTAAAAAGGGTTTTAGTGCCACTCTTGATAATGGAGCTCAATTGTCATTGTCAGATGGCAATGAAAATGCAAATCACACCCCATCCATTGAGAAATTACTTGAAATGGTCAAAGGGATCAAGAAGAAGGAAGGTCGAAAGAGTAAGAAACGATTCAAAGGTTGGGTTGAGAAACaaccaaagaagaatgaaaaaattacagcaaAGAGTAATATTTGA